The proteins below come from a single Flavobacterium lindanitolerans genomic window:
- a CDS encoding CCC motif membrane protein: protein MEKQKLPNALAVLILGILSILTCCCYGIIGLILAVVALILAAKDKKLYVENPELYSNYSNLTTGKILAIIGIVLNVLMILLYVWLYAKLGLEGMQDQQQVEALMRDVMGG from the coding sequence ATGGAAAAACAAAAATTACCTAATGCTTTAGCCGTTCTTATTCTGGGGATTCTATCTATCCTAACCTGCTGCTGTTATGGTATAATCGGATTAATTCTTGCTGTTGTAGCACTTATACTGGCTGCAAAGGACAAGAAACTTTATGTTGAAAATCCAGAATTATATTCGAATTACTCTAACCTGACAACCGGAAAGATTTTAGCCATAATTGGAATTGTTCTTAACGTACTTATGATTCTTCTTTATGTATGGCTATATGCAAAGCTTGGACTTGAAGGTATGCAAGACCAACAACAAGTAGAAGCTCTGATGAGAGATGTTATGGGAGGCTAA
- a CDS encoding DUF2752 domain-containing protein, producing the protein MEEYMIPCMNKKIFGVDCLGCGTQRALALIFKGEFVDAFHMFPAIYTTILFFMVLGLNFIDKARNYHKAIISLAIINAVIMVISYIYKITN; encoded by the coding sequence ATGGAAGAATACATGATTCCCTGCATGAATAAAAAAATTTTTGGAGTGGACTGTCTGGGCTGCGGAACACAGAGAGCCCTGGCTTTAATCTTTAAAGGAGAATTTGTGGACGCTTTCCACATGTTTCCGGCCATTTACACTACCATCTTGTTTTTCATGGTGTTAGGATTAAACTTCATCGACAAAGCACGAAATTACCATAAAGCAATAATTTCTTTGGCAATAATCAATGCGGTAATAATGGTAATTTCTTACATTTACAAAATCACCAACTAA
- a CDS encoding Smr/MutS family protein produces the protein MLVKGDRVTVIDEAVNGVVLSVKNSEITIETDDGFQLTYFVNELIKIHKSSDLNFGIGSHNLSQVLKEKEIPKPRSFVKEKKTRDERGVPEFDLHIEKLVPNKRGMSNYDILTLQTETAKRHVEFAIKNRIPKIVFIHGVGEGVLKAELDFLLGRYDEIIFQDADYQKYGLGATEVYIKQNPNR, from the coding sequence ATGTTAGTTAAAGGAGATAGGGTAACGGTGATTGATGAAGCGGTTAATGGTGTTGTTTTGTCGGTCAAAAATAGTGAAATTACCATCGAAACTGATGATGGTTTTCAGTTGACATATTTTGTCAATGAATTAATTAAAATTCATAAATCCAGTGATTTAAACTTTGGAATTGGAAGTCATAATTTAAGTCAGGTTTTAAAAGAGAAAGAAATACCAAAACCAAGGAGTTTCGTTAAAGAAAAGAAGACAAGAGACGAAAGAGGCGTTCCGGAATTTGATTTGCACATCGAAAAATTGGTTCCGAATAAAAGAGGCATGTCAAATTATGACATACTCACACTCCAGACCGAAACGGCAAAAAGGCATGTTGAATTTGCCATCAAAAACAGGATTCCTAAAATTGTTTTTATACATGGAGTTGGCGAAGGTGTATTGAAAGCCGAGCTTGATTTTTTATTGGGTCGTTATGATGAAATAATTTTTCAGGATGCCGACTATCAAAAGTATGGTCTGGGAGCTACAGAAGTTTATATCAAACAAAATCCTAACAGATAA
- a CDS encoding LuxR C-terminal-related transcriptional regulator, which produces MKLRFFQFLFFYSFSLCVQAQELLPFVENFTKSDYNGDNQVWNVTQGGDNAMYFANNHYFLRYNGVIWEKYALPNKTVIRSIFIDDDKIYSGSYKEFGYWKRMNGKMEYFSLTRGKNIFQGGSDNEEIWKIFKYKDRLYFQTFNEVFIYDGKAIKKIEFPSQISYCYLIDNEIYVATVREGIYMMKGEKFVKRKNWKILEENVIHHIEKYQSKVYIFTKNNGVFVVIDGNLVPWSHPLNEVIKKEVLVTAKFVDDNTLVIGSGLQGLYIINLKNGSYQNLNRQNALKNNAILSIGVDKEKDLWLGLDNGICHVEINSPVQVFSDSSGILGSVYSLSTIDNGYLFVTNHGIFTSKNKILEVLPNSQGQVWDIYKRGNEFIIGHNDGTFLYDGRTARLQKVSPINGGWKFLKGEFENVYFQGNYAGIVVYEDINDLSKYKLLAGLKKPIKNLAQNKRGELWAADNYRSLYRILYDKNFNVKKIENVSLQNGIKNDYGVKLFSYKNEILFLIDNNWYVYNSISGKLEKDKIFNASFKNTSDIIPINDENFIVLKNGLLYVVSQVKDRFIWELIPEKYYEGRIIMENIKVYQDGDHYLMNLDDGFIAFKINNKKLKIRGVYAEAFYQDKLIDKDTRVKYNQSVEVNVITEYFGYNRPDLFYKLNDSNDFVPIKKGKLILNNLSSGLQELEFYYNDGTKYTKVATYTFTVSKPWYFSFWMIVFYILVISSSFFLYYRWNKIRYIEKIKLKEEELKHQKEILELELNAENKLKLQEYEKHILEIEVQNKAYEVAGKSLSIAKQSEMIDSIQEILETEKDINQIKSKIRKSIKINALNKNEWESFEHNLMQSHEEFVHKLSNKFPMLTSKDIKLCIYLKMNLSSKEIAPLMNISFRGVELHRYRLRKKLGLTSDDNLSKFMINI; this is translated from the coding sequence GTGAAACTAAGATTTTTTCAATTTCTATTCTTTTATTCTTTTTCATTGTGTGTCCAGGCGCAGGAATTACTGCCTTTTGTAGAGAATTTTACCAAATCGGATTACAATGGAGATAATCAGGTGTGGAATGTAACCCAGGGAGGTGATAATGCCATGTATTTTGCAAATAATCATTATTTCCTTAGATACAATGGTGTGATATGGGAAAAATATGCCCTTCCTAACAAAACGGTTATCCGTTCCATATTTATTGATGATGACAAGATTTATTCCGGTTCCTATAAAGAATTTGGTTATTGGAAAAGAATGAATGGCAAGATGGAATATTTTTCGCTTACCAGAGGTAAGAATATTTTTCAAGGCGGGTCTGATAACGAAGAAATCTGGAAAATTTTTAAATATAAGGACAGGCTGTACTTTCAGACTTTTAACGAAGTTTTTATTTATGATGGAAAAGCAATAAAAAAAATAGAATTCCCTTCCCAAATTTCATATTGCTACCTCATTGACAATGAGATTTATGTGGCGACTGTCCGCGAAGGAATTTATATGATGAAAGGGGAAAAATTTGTTAAGAGAAAGAATTGGAAGATTTTAGAAGAAAATGTCATTCATCATATTGAAAAATACCAGAGCAAGGTTTATATTTTTACAAAAAATAACGGGGTTTTTGTAGTAATAGATGGTAATCTTGTGCCCTGGAGCCATCCGTTGAATGAAGTCATTAAAAAAGAAGTTCTTGTAACGGCCAAGTTTGTTGACGATAATACGCTGGTTATTGGTAGCGGATTACAGGGATTGTATATTATTAATCTTAAAAACGGAAGCTACCAGAATCTTAACAGGCAGAATGCACTTAAAAACAATGCCATCCTGTCTATTGGTGTAGACAAGGAAAAAGATTTGTGGTTGGGTCTCGACAACGGAATTTGCCATGTTGAAATCAATTCTCCTGTTCAGGTTTTTTCAGACAGTTCCGGTATTTTGGGTTCGGTCTATTCGCTTTCTACTATAGACAACGGCTACCTTTTTGTAACCAATCACGGAATTTTTACGAGTAAAAATAAAATACTGGAGGTACTCCCCAATTCACAGGGACAGGTTTGGGACATATACAAAAGAGGTAACGAATTTATTATAGGCCATAATGACGGAACATTTTTGTATGATGGAAGAACAGCACGATTGCAAAAAGTCAGCCCGATAAATGGCGGATGGAAATTCTTAAAAGGAGAATTTGAAAATGTATATTTTCAGGGAAATTATGCAGGTATTGTAGTCTATGAAGATATCAATGATCTCTCGAAGTACAAACTTTTAGCCGGACTGAAAAAACCTATCAAGAATCTGGCCCAGAACAAACGTGGAGAATTATGGGCGGCAGACAATTACAGAAGTCTTTACAGGATTTTATATGATAAAAATTTCAATGTCAAAAAAATTGAAAATGTTTCACTGCAAAACGGTATAAAGAATGATTATGGCGTGAAGCTTTTTAGCTATAAAAATGAAATCCTGTTCCTGATCGATAATAATTGGTATGTCTATAATTCCATTTCGGGGAAATTAGAAAAGGATAAGATTTTTAATGCTTCTTTTAAAAACACTTCAGACATCATACCTATTAATGATGAAAATTTTATAGTATTAAAAAACGGATTACTCTATGTAGTGTCTCAGGTTAAAGACCGGTTTATTTGGGAACTTATCCCTGAAAAGTATTATGAAGGAAGAATCATTATGGAAAACATTAAGGTTTATCAGGATGGAGACCATTACCTGATGAATCTGGACGACGGATTTATTGCTTTCAAAATCAATAATAAGAAACTCAAAATACGAGGTGTCTATGCCGAAGCTTTCTATCAGGATAAATTGATCGATAAAGATACCCGGGTGAAGTATAACCAGTCGGTTGAAGTGAATGTAATAACAGAATATTTTGGCTACAACCGTCCGGACCTGTTTTATAAGCTGAATGATTCCAATGACTTTGTACCCATAAAAAAAGGAAAGCTGATTTTGAATAACCTAAGCAGCGGTCTTCAGGAACTGGAATTTTATTATAATGACGGAACCAAATACACCAAAGTGGCCACCTATACATTTACTGTCAGCAAGCCATGGTATTTTTCGTTCTGGATGATAGTGTTCTATATTTTGGTTATTTCGAGTAGTTTTTTCCTGTATTACCGTTGGAACAAAATCCGGTATATTGAAAAAATCAAATTGAAAGAAGAAGAGCTCAAACACCAGAAAGAAATTCTTGAATTGGAACTTAATGCGGAAAACAAACTGAAACTGCAGGAATATGAAAAGCACATTCTTGAAATAGAAGTCCAGAATAAGGCTTATGAAGTTGCCGGAAAATCACTTTCAATAGCCAAACAAAGTGAAATGATTGACAGTATTCAGGAAATTCTTGAAACAGAAAAAGATATCAACCAGATTAAGAGCAAGATTAGAAAATCAATAAAAATTAATGCGCTTAACAAAAATGAATGGGAGAGCTTTGAACATAACCTCATGCAGAGCCATGAAGAATTTGTACATAAGCTGTCGAATAAATTTCCAATGCTTACTTCAAAAGATATCAAGCTATGCATCTACCTTAAAATGAATTTATCATCCAAAGAAATTGCCCCGTTGATGAATATTTCATTCCGTGGGGTAGAGCTACATCGTTATCGTTTGAGAAAAAAATTAGGCCTGACTTCAGATGATAATCTTTCCAAGTTTATGATTAATATATAA
- a CDS encoding SusC/RagA family TonB-linked outer membrane protein yields MKNFIFGVFVLLFFHGHLYAQDIKGKVLDENGLPLPGVNILSSTSSSVSDFDGNFSINAKVDEPITFTFLGYVTLTINAAENMSVTMKMSSTDLTEVVVVGYGTQKRTDLTSAISTIKSDQITKQPAFNALQSLQGKAAGVNIIANDAPGATPTIIIRGLGTAESGRSPMFVVDGVITGSIANLNPNDIESFDVMKDAASAAIYGSNAANGVVFITTKKGKLGKTSIKINSFYGAKSILNPVEMANSSQFVTYFNESRAAIGNPDRLALNQPYNTDWYDALAGTSFSQGNDVSFSGGSESVTYYFSFNNYKEDGLLEGHEVARNVLRSNNTFKAFDGKLKITQNASVAFTKSTPKPYSSFTEAYKQAPIIPVYYPDGRYGMSYWNKTTGLPDYIIGAGQQGGRLNSIGNPVANVNFQNEKNKMMELQGLLQADYTVTDWLTATTRFGATKSYSKTRIYNDIRGRYLAADPLRTLTDFQNAQNGAPTSTEFANNSLSYKDVESFRYNWDTYLTASKSFDKHNFNATVGVTKERRNDVYESFIEGYGVPEQENYWNLDMASLNYTKVVKQFFQTPTNVLSYFGRLQYNFDEKYYISGTIRRDGNSNFKKNAEYWGTFPSVSVGWVLTNESFLSEVNNLDFLKLRAGYGEVGNANVPFNATSIITNPGSANTNYVFGPNQDLVFGGAVGSPATNLTWEVTKEINAGVDFELLDRRLSGSFDYYNRINTNAILNVKPILNSPASQNYFDHGGEVRNQGYEIALNWKDNITEDFSYSIGVNYAHNKNTLENVKPAYDGMTGGSLGDGQITKRLQEGQPIYSWWLLEADGVWQTQAEIDANPHIGTPQPGQLRYKDQNGDGVIDDRDKKFYGSYIPKFSYGINVNLAYKNFDLSVDGFGAGGNKVYNGLKGTRVDAGENIAAETFNNRWTGPGTSNTNPGANRDALSSSYYLEDGDYFRINNITLGYTFKDMFNISRLRIYGTAQNPFLFTKYSGFTPELNNSGAPNETAGIELAAYPNIKTFIFGVNLEF; encoded by the coding sequence ATGAAAAACTTTATTTTCGGAGTATTTGTACTCCTTTTTTTCCATGGGCATCTCTACGCTCAGGATATAAAAGGTAAGGTACTGGATGAAAATGGGCTCCCACTCCCTGGAGTCAACATTTTGAGTTCCACATCAAGCTCAGTATCAGATTTTGATGGAAATTTTTCAATTAATGCAAAAGTAGACGAGCCTATTACGTTTACATTTCTGGGGTATGTCACTCTCACGATAAATGCTGCAGAAAACATGAGCGTGACCATGAAAATGTCAAGCACAGACCTTACGGAAGTTGTAGTCGTAGGGTATGGTACTCAAAAAAGGACAGACCTTACGAGTGCTATTTCAACAATCAAATCAGACCAGATTACTAAACAGCCGGCATTTAATGCCCTTCAATCCTTACAAGGTAAGGCGGCAGGTGTAAACATTATTGCCAATGATGCGCCGGGTGCAACACCTACAATTATTATCAGAGGTTTGGGAACTGCAGAATCGGGAAGGTCACCTATGTTTGTGGTAGATGGTGTTATTACCGGAAGTATTGCTAACCTGAACCCAAACGACATCGAATCTTTTGATGTCATGAAAGATGCGGCTTCGGCTGCCATCTATGGTTCTAATGCTGCTAATGGAGTTGTGTTTATTACAACAAAAAAAGGAAAGCTTGGAAAAACTAGCATTAAGATAAACTCTTTTTATGGTGCAAAATCAATACTGAATCCGGTAGAGATGGCCAATTCAAGCCAGTTCGTGACTTACTTTAATGAAAGCCGTGCAGCTATTGGAAATCCGGACAGATTAGCACTTAATCAACCGTATAACACGGATTGGTATGATGCATTGGCAGGAACAAGCTTCTCACAAGGAAATGATGTTTCCTTTTCCGGAGGTTCAGAAAGCGTAACTTATTATTTTAGCTTCAACAACTACAAAGAAGACGGACTTTTAGAAGGTCATGAAGTAGCAAGAAATGTTTTAAGGTCTAATAATACATTTAAGGCATTTGACGGGAAATTAAAAATTACTCAAAATGCCAGTGTTGCTTTCACTAAGTCTACACCAAAACCATACAGCTCATTTACTGAAGCTTACAAACAGGCTCCTATAATTCCGGTTTACTATCCTGACGGAAGATATGGTATGTCTTATTGGAACAAGACTACAGGATTGCCTGATTACATCATTGGAGCCGGACAACAGGGAGGCCGATTGAATTCTATTGGAAACCCGGTTGCCAACGTAAACTTCCAGAATGAAAAGAATAAGATGATGGAACTTCAGGGGTTGCTTCAGGCAGATTATACTGTTACAGATTGGCTGACGGCTACAACCCGTTTTGGAGCGACAAAATCATATTCAAAGACCAGAATTTATAATGATATCCGTGGTCGCTATTTGGCAGCAGACCCGCTCAGAACGCTTACGGATTTTCAAAATGCTCAAAATGGAGCGCCTACTTCTACAGAATTTGCTAACAACTCCCTATCCTATAAAGATGTTGAAAGTTTCAGATACAACTGGGATACCTATTTAACAGCAAGCAAATCCTTTGATAAGCATAATTTTAATGCTACAGTAGGTGTTACAAAAGAAAGAAGAAATGATGTATATGAATCTTTCATAGAAGGTTATGGTGTTCCGGAACAGGAAAATTACTGGAACCTGGATATGGCATCATTAAACTATACTAAAGTAGTGAAGCAATTTTTTCAAACTCCTACCAATGTTCTTTCTTATTTTGGAAGGCTTCAGTATAATTTCGACGAGAAATACTATATTTCCGGAACTATCAGAAGAGACGGGAACAGTAATTTTAAAAAGAATGCAGAGTACTGGGGTACATTCCCTTCCGTTAGCGTAGGTTGGGTATTGACCAACGAAAGCTTCTTAAGCGAAGTTAACAATCTCGATTTCCTTAAGCTAAGAGCAGGCTATGGTGAAGTAGGTAACGCAAACGTGCCTTTTAATGCAACTTCTATTATTACAAACCCGGGTAGTGCGAATACGAATTACGTTTTTGGACCAAATCAGGATTTAGTATTTGGAGGTGCAGTAGGGTCACCAGCCACAAACTTGACTTGGGAAGTTACTAAGGAAATTAATGCTGGTGTTGATTTTGAATTACTGGACAGAAGATTGTCAGGTAGTTTCGATTACTATAACAGAATAAATACCAATGCAATATTAAATGTAAAGCCAATTCTAAATTCACCTGCGTCTCAAAATTACTTTGACCATGGAGGAGAGGTAAGAAACCAGGGATATGAAATTGCTTTAAACTGGAAAGATAATATTACTGAAGATTTCTCCTATAGCATAGGTGTTAATTATGCCCACAATAAAAACACCCTGGAGAATGTAAAACCTGCCTACGATGGAATGACAGGTGGTAGTCTTGGTGACGGTCAAATTACAAAAAGATTACAGGAAGGTCAGCCAATATATTCATGGTGGCTGTTAGAAGCTGACGGTGTTTGGCAAACTCAGGCAGAGATTGATGCGAATCCGCACATCGGAACGCCTCAGCCTGGTCAGTTGCGTTATAAAGACCAGAATGGAGATGGTGTAATTGATGACAGAGACAAGAAATTCTATGGTTCTTATATACCAAAATTCTCTTATGGAATCAATGTAAATCTGGCTTACAAAAATTTCGATTTATCTGTTGACGGATTCGGAGCAGGTGGCAACAAAGTGTATAACGGACTTAAAGGAACCCGTGTAGATGCAGGTGAAAATATTGCTGCAGAAACATTCAATAACCGTTGGACAGGACCTGGAACTTCAAATACAAATCCTGGTGCAAACAGAGATGCCCTGTCTTCAAGTTATTATTTAGAAGATGGTGACTACTTCAGAATTAACAACATTACTTTAGGATATACTTTTAAAGATATGTTTAATATTTCCAGACTTAGAATTTACGGAACGGCTCAAAACCCTTTCCTGTTCACTAAATATTCAGGATTCACTCCGGAGTTGAATAATAGTGGAGCACCAAACGAGACTGCCGGTATTGAATTAGCGGCTTATCCGAATATCAAAACTTTCATTTTTGGTGTAAACCTTGAATTTTAA
- a CDS encoding RagB/SusD family nutrient uptake outer membrane protein, with the protein MKINYKKIVCLSFALGVLVGCDDFLDVDSREKITEEDSGENLEPIAFVNGIYGMMTEWDYAFSYLGITEIISDNADKGSSPGDPGGDKGLLDGLTFTATAGSVEAMWTNWYKAIGRATYSIGYTENYGLTDEAYKNRLIGEAKFLRAYHYFFLVRAFGDVPLQHVDLTVRVPKEQVYDFIEQDLLDAIQVLPEKSQYASADLGRATKGAAQALLAKVYLYQKDWQNAYDYADDVITSGQYGLEPDYAQIWRVNTENGVESIFEVQARGESIAHGVQQYSETQGARGPSGWGWGFNTPSQNLLDAYNAEGDVIRRDATIIFRGETMYDGRVVSTAVENPMYNEKAYSSANAGAGDGDKNIRVLRLAEIYLIRAEAANELGNSSVALSSLKEVRDRVNLGEITTTDQTLLRNLIWKERRLELAFEHDRWFDLVRTGQAAQAMQANGKPFEVGKHELFPIPNGQLIQTPGLGQNPNW; encoded by the coding sequence ATGAAAATAAATTATAAAAAAATTGTTTGTCTTTCATTCGCTCTCGGCGTATTAGTTGGATGCGACGATTTCCTTGATGTTGATTCAAGAGAAAAGATTACAGAAGAAGACAGTGGGGAAAATTTAGAACCGATTGCTTTTGTGAATGGAATCTATGGAATGATGACGGAGTGGGATTATGCTTTCTCCTATCTTGGAATTACTGAAATTATTTCTGATAATGCAGACAAAGGAAGTTCGCCTGGTGATCCGGGAGGTGATAAAGGATTACTTGATGGATTGACATTCACAGCTACAGCAGGTTCTGTTGAAGCCATGTGGACTAACTGGTACAAAGCCATTGGACGCGCTACTTATTCTATAGGTTATACAGAAAATTACGGACTTACAGACGAGGCTTACAAAAACAGATTAATTGGAGAAGCCAAATTTCTTAGAGCCTATCACTACTTTTTCTTAGTTAGGGCTTTTGGCGATGTGCCTTTACAACATGTTGACCTAACTGTAAGAGTTCCTAAAGAACAAGTTTATGATTTTATTGAGCAGGATTTGCTGGATGCCATTCAGGTATTGCCGGAAAAGAGCCAATATGCATCTGCTGATTTGGGAAGGGCTACCAAAGGTGCTGCACAAGCGTTGTTAGCAAAGGTTTATCTGTATCAAAAAGATTGGCAGAATGCTTATGATTATGCAGATGATGTAATCACTTCCGGACAATACGGTCTTGAGCCGGATTATGCTCAGATATGGAGAGTCAATACAGAAAATGGCGTGGAATCTATATTTGAAGTTCAGGCCCGAGGAGAATCTATTGCTCACGGTGTACAGCAATATTCAGAAACGCAAGGTGCGAGAGGACCAAGCGGTTGGGGATGGGGATTCAATACGCCATCACAGAATCTTTTAGATGCCTATAATGCTGAAGGCGATGTTATCAGAAGAGACGCGACTATCATCTTCAGAGGTGAAACAATGTATGACGGGCGTGTAGTAAGCACTGCCGTAGAAAACCCAATGTATAATGAAAAAGCTTATTCCAGTGCCAATGCAGGTGCAGGAGATGGTGATAAAAACATCAGGGTATTGCGACTTGCAGAAATTTATTTAATTCGTGCAGAAGCTGCAAATGAACTGGGGAACTCAAGCGTAGCATTGTCTTCGTTGAAAGAAGTTCGTGACAGAGTAAACCTTGGAGAAATAACTACAACAGACCAGACTTTATTAAGAAACCTGATTTGGAAAGAAAGAAGGCTGGAACTGGCTTTTGAACACGACAGGTGGTTTGACCTGGTTAGAACCGGACAGGCAGCACAAGCCATGCAAGCCAATGGAAAACCTTTTGAAGTAGGCAAACACGAGCTTTTCCCAATCCCGAATGGTCAATTAATACAAACACCAGGTTTGGGCCAAAACCCGAACTGGTAA
- a CDS encoding glucoamylase family protein, with the protein MKYLFFIFLIFASCGSNESSPKGDDSSTPATPTPLTDEQLVDAVEKQTFKYFWDFAEPNSKLARERYHPDGNYPENDSNIVTTGGSGFGLMSIIAATSRNYVSRSEAVSRLNTIADFLASADRFYGAWPHWMDGTTGRVKPFGQKDNGGDLVETAFLCQGMICVREFFKDGTAEEKALAQKFDNLWKGVDWNWYRNNQNVLYWHWSPDYAWEMNFPLEGYNECLITYVLASASPTHGITPEAYHKGWARNGGIVSSATKYGIPLLLKHNGAEQAGGPLFWAHYSYLGLDPRQLTDQYANYWDVNVNHSKINYKYCVENPGNFAGYGPNYWGLTASYSRNPDGSIGYNAHMPSNDLGIVSPTAAISSIVYTPTESLAAMRNFYENYSGQLWGPAGFYDAHSKHYGWTANRYLAIDQGPMVVMLENYRSGLLWSLFMNAPEVRQGLVNLGFHSGQHGF; encoded by the coding sequence ATGAAATACCTATTTTTTATATTTCTAATATTTGCAAGTTGTGGTTCAAACGAATCGTCTCCAAAAGGAGACGATTCGTCCACACCTGCAACCCCAACACCGTTGACTGATGAACAATTAGTAGATGCGGTTGAAAAACAGACATTTAAATATTTCTGGGATTTTGCCGAGCCAAACTCAAAATTGGCAAGGGAAAGATACCATCCGGATGGTAATTATCCGGAAAATGATTCCAATATTGTTACCACAGGAGGTTCCGGTTTTGGACTGATGTCAATAATTGCAGCAACTTCCAGAAACTATGTTTCCAGAAGTGAAGCCGTATCCCGATTGAATACAATTGCAGATTTTCTTGCCAGTGCCGACCGTTTTTACGGAGCATGGCCTCATTGGATGGATGGAACTACGGGCAGAGTAAAGCCTTTTGGACAAAAAGACAATGGTGGTGATTTGGTAGAAACAGCTTTTTTATGTCAGGGAATGATTTGCGTACGCGAATTTTTCAAAGATGGTACCGCCGAAGAAAAAGCCCTGGCACAGAAATTCGACAATTTATGGAAAGGTGTTGATTGGAATTGGTACAGAAACAACCAGAATGTTTTGTATTGGCACTGGTCGCCTGATTATGCATGGGAAATGAACTTTCCTTTGGAAGGTTATAATGAATGCCTGATTACTTATGTTCTTGCAAGTGCGTCGCCAACACATGGCATAACTCCGGAGGCTTATCATAAAGGATGGGCAAGAAACGGAGGAATCGTTTCGTCTGCAACAAAATATGGAATTCCTTTATTACTAAAGCATAATGGTGCTGAACAGGCCGGAGGACCTTTGTTCTGGGCACACTATTCTTATTTGGGCTTAGACCCGAGACAGCTAACAGACCAATATGCTAATTATTGGGATGTCAATGTCAATCATTCAAAAATCAATTATAAATATTGTGTTGAAAATCCTGGGAATTTTGCAGGATATGGCCCGAATTATTGGGGATTAACAGCTTCCTATTCCAGAAATCCCGATGGAAGTATTGGCTATAACGCACATATGCCAAGCAACGATTTAGGAATCGTATCGCCTACGGCAGCTATAAGTTCTATAGTGTATACTCCAACAGAATCATTAGCAGCGATGCGCAATTTTTATGAAAACTACAGCGGACAGTTATGGGGTCCGGCAGGTTTTTACGATGCCCACAGCAAGCATTACGGATGGACAGCTAACAGATATCTGGCAATTGACCAGGGGCCAATGGTGGTTATGCTGGAGAACTACCGTTCAGGATTGCTTTGGAGTTTATTTATGAATGCACCGGAAGTGCGACAAGGTTTGGTAAATCTTGGATTCCATTCCGGACAACACGGATTTTAA
- a CDS encoding prolyl oligopeptidase family serine peptidase: MKIKLALLGLLVSGISFAQKDITGAISVEITQKSELNYALHIPKNTKGKKPLMVFLHGSGERGSDIEKVKMHGPFKYLKNNELDSYVLAPQCPDNEYWNAEVLYKLIQKIQKENNIDSNRIYLTGLSMGAWGAWNLAFAHPEMFAALVPIAGFVDRVPMMENCKIKDIPTRIFHGLVDDVVDVNYSIAIYKKLKTCSKDIHLTIFDDANHDSWSRVYDNKEIYDWMLEQQKQ, encoded by the coding sequence ATGAAAATAAAACTGGCTTTATTGGGGTTATTGGTGTCCGGTATTTCTTTTGCTCAAAAAGACATTACCGGAGCAATTTCTGTCGAAATTACCCAAAAAAGCGAATTAAATTATGCCCTGCATATCCCCAAAAATACAAAAGGAAAGAAACCGCTCATGGTCTTTCTCCACGGTTCAGGAGAACGAGGTTCAGATATTGAAAAGGTTAAAATGCACGGCCCTTTCAAATACCTGAAAAATAATGAATTGGATAGTTACGTTCTCGCGCCACAATGTCCTGACAATGAATATTGGAACGCAGAAGTCTTATATAAATTGATACAAAAAATCCAAAAAGAAAACAATATAGATTCCAACAGAATTTATCTTACAGGTTTGAGTATGGGAGCCTGGGGAGCCTGGAATCTGGCCTTTGCTCATCCCGAAATGTTTGCCGCACTGGTGCCCATTGCAGGATTTGTTGACAGGGTGCCTATGATGGAAAATTGCAAGATTAAGGATATTCCAACACGTATTTTCCATGGACTGGTAGATGATGTTGTAGATGTGAATTATTCGATAGCCATCTACAAAAAACTAAAAACATGTAGCAAAGACATTCATCTGACCATTTTCGATGATGCCAATCACGACAGTTGGAGCAGAGTATATGACAACAAAGAAATTTATGACTGGATGCTGGAACAGCAGAAGCAATAA